In Candidatus Nanopelagicales bacterium, the following are encoded in one genomic region:
- a CDS encoding acyltransferase family protein, translating into MSFSSPTTDLPKSGATQSGTGPTASALTYEPSLDGLRAVAVLAVMGYHFTLPGITGGFLGVDVFFVLSGYLITSILLREHQRQGAINYVAFWGRRARRLFPALSVMLLGVCVYAVFSPALEQVTIRGQGIATLFYVNNWWIILSGQSYFDQFQAPSPLIHTWSLGVEEQWYLLFPVLLAGLLLWRLRADGRLVAALGTLAVASTLWTGFLANGGASADRLYLGTDTRAQELLVGATLAAWAQWRRAQGQTVLPGWARHSGAWGLALLGAVVLAFFLVSETDRGLFYGGMLAFSLVVAGLIAVCSTPGSNLTNKTLSWEPLRKIGLISYGLYLWHWPLLVILTPARVGVDGLLLFAVRMVLTFILAIASYVFVEMPIRRGALKRKFGSQGQIGIAFASVAILLVAVMGSTAMGAREAANNPELLNNKTKDITYTGIGPRVFIIGDSVPYGLRENFPQQGMQFAVGGATELGCGQFPTTYVLAGSDEESDPKCYQWVDRRGELLDAANADLAVLFLGHYQQYDIRINGQVVRQGTPEYEAWLTAQIERAIADLRRGGKKVALVNVPCHRTVETATNPKSIAMNDDTRVAWLNGVIAKVAAQDGNVPVVDLDAWECGAGKDPENIDGVAMRVDGLHYTPEGADLVWSFLQSQFLQIIGSEPVPATTPAPDSAGKAKDRAKAKKKTKAAAAS; encoded by the coding sequence ATGTCCTTCTCCAGCCCAACGACTGACCTGCCAAAGTCTGGGGCAACGCAGTCAGGCACCGGTCCGACCGCGTCAGCGCTCACCTACGAACCGTCACTTGATGGTTTGCGGGCGGTGGCCGTGCTTGCAGTCATGGGTTACCACTTCACTCTGCCGGGGATCACGGGTGGCTTCCTTGGTGTGGACGTTTTCTTCGTCCTCTCCGGCTACCTGATCACCTCGATTCTGCTGCGTGAACACCAGCGACAGGGCGCTATCAACTACGTCGCATTCTGGGGTCGCCGAGCGCGACGGCTTTTCCCTGCGCTGTCGGTGATGCTCTTGGGCGTTTGCGTCTATGCCGTCTTCAGCCCGGCTCTTGAGCAAGTGACCATTCGCGGTCAGGGAATCGCAACGCTGTTCTACGTCAACAACTGGTGGATCATCCTGTCCGGCCAGTCCTACTTCGATCAGTTCCAAGCTCCCTCCCCACTGATCCATACGTGGTCGCTGGGGGTTGAAGAACAGTGGTACCTGCTTTTTCCCGTGCTTCTCGCCGGGCTTCTCCTGTGGCGTTTGCGCGCGGACGGCCGCCTGGTTGCCGCTCTTGGGACATTGGCCGTCGCCTCGACGCTGTGGACGGGCTTTCTCGCCAACGGCGGCGCGTCGGCAGACCGGCTCTATCTCGGTACCGACACTCGCGCCCAGGAATTGCTGGTCGGGGCAACGCTGGCAGCGTGGGCGCAGTGGCGTCGTGCGCAGGGTCAAACCGTTTTGCCCGGGTGGGCCAGGCACAGCGGCGCGTGGGGACTGGCCTTGCTGGGAGCTGTTGTACTCGCATTCTTCCTCGTCAGCGAAACGGACCGCGGACTGTTCTACGGCGGCATGCTCGCCTTCTCGCTGGTTGTGGCCGGGCTCATCGCCGTGTGCAGCACACCGGGATCCAACCTCACGAACAAGACGCTGTCGTGGGAGCCTCTGCGCAAGATCGGGCTGATCTCCTACGGCCTCTACTTATGGCACTGGCCGCTGCTGGTCATCTTGACCCCGGCGCGCGTCGGTGTGGACGGCCTCTTGCTGTTCGCGGTACGGATGGTGTTGACGTTCATCCTGGCGATCGCGTCATATGTCTTCGTTGAAATGCCTATTCGGCGGGGCGCGTTGAAGCGCAAGTTCGGCAGCCAGGGTCAAATTGGAATCGCATTCGCATCGGTCGCAATCCTTCTCGTTGCGGTCATGGGCTCAACGGCAATGGGTGCCCGCGAGGCAGCCAATAATCCGGAACTGCTGAACAACAAGACCAAAGACATCACCTACACCGGGATCGGTCCCAGAGTCTTCATCATCGGCGATTCAGTGCCGTATGGCTTGCGTGAGAACTTTCCCCAGCAGGGTATGCAGTTCGCAGTCGGTGGCGCGACCGAACTCGGGTGCGGCCAATTCCCGACTACGTACGTGCTGGCCGGAAGTGACGAGGAGTCAGATCCAAAGTGCTACCAGTGGGTAGACAGGCGCGGCGAACTGCTCGACGCTGCCAACGCCGACCTGGCCGTGCTCTTCCTCGGTCACTACCAGCAATACGACATTCGGATCAACGGTCAGGTCGTGCGCCAGGGAACTCCCGAGTACGAAGCCTGGCTGACGGCACAGATCGAACGCGCGATTGCCGATTTGCGACGTGGCGGTAAGAAGGTCGCGCTAGTCAATGTCCCATGCCACCGCACCGTTGAGACTGCGACCAATCCGAAATCCATCGCAATGAATGACGACACCAGGGTCGCGTGGCTCAACGGTGTCATCGCGAAGGTGGCTGCCCAAGACGGCAACGTCCCGGTGGTCGATCTTGACGCGTGGGAATGCGGTGCCGGCAAGGATCCGGAGAACATCGACGGCGTAGCGATGCGTGTCGACGGTCTTCACTACACGCCAGAGGGTGCTGATCTGGTGTGGAGTTTCCTCCAGAGCCAATTCCTCCAGATCATCGGAAGTGAGCCTGTCCCAGCCACGACCCCGGCACCGGACTCAGCCGGTAAGGCTAAGGATCGGGCCAAGGCGAAGAAGAAGACCAAGGCCGCCGCCGCCTCCTGA
- a CDS encoding decaprenyl-phosphate phosphoribosyltransferase, translating into MTRARALLTAARPKQWVKNVLVFAAPVAAGVILQPKALLWTLLAFFIFCCAASATYMTNDVLDVEADRQHASKRNRAIAAGIVSPRTAGVVAAVLALISLVLPLLLGNPRLAAIIAGYLVLQAAYVWRLKHEAVLDVASVAAGFLLRAIAGGVATGVVISNAFLVVVGFGALFMAVGKRYSEIMAQDQSVQITRRSLAGYTPGYLRTLIAISGSVALVGYVLWALEIDRAHPLAGPWASLSIIPFTLAMMRFARDADAALAEAPEDVVLADPVLLILGLIWVGLFVAQVAAR; encoded by the coding sequence ATGACTCGCGCGCGCGCACTGCTCACTGCAGCCCGACCCAAACAGTGGGTCAAGAACGTCTTGGTGTTTGCCGCACCCGTGGCGGCTGGTGTCATCTTGCAGCCCAAGGCACTGCTGTGGACGCTGCTGGCCTTCTTCATCTTCTGTTGCGCCGCCTCCGCGACCTATATGACCAACGACGTGTTAGACGTGGAGGCCGACCGCCAGCACGCCTCCAAACGCAACCGTGCAATCGCGGCTGGAATCGTCTCGCCGCGGACCGCCGGTGTCGTTGCCGCGGTGCTGGCACTGATCTCGCTGGTCTTGCCGCTGCTACTTGGCAACCCACGCTTGGCCGCGATCATCGCGGGCTACTTGGTGCTTCAGGCAGCGTATGTGTGGCGTCTCAAGCACGAGGCAGTGCTCGACGTCGCCAGCGTCGCCGCCGGATTTCTCCTACGAGCTATCGCTGGTGGTGTCGCCACGGGTGTGGTGATCTCCAACGCGTTCCTGGTCGTCGTCGGATTCGGAGCGCTGTTCATGGCGGTAGGTAAGCGGTACTCGGAGATCATGGCCCAAGACCAGTCGGTGCAGATCACCCGACGATCACTGGCTGGTTACACCCCGGGATACCTGCGCACGTTGATAGCGATCTCCGGCTCGGTGGCCCTGGTCGGGTATGTCCTCTGGGCACTGGAGATCGACCGTGCCCATCCGCTGGCAGGCCCGTGGGCATCCTTGTCGATCATTCCGTTCACCCTGGCGATGATGCGATTCGCCCGAGATGCTGACGCTGCCCTCGCCGAAGCACCCGAGGACGTTGTCCTGGCTGATCCGGTGCTGTTGATCCTCGGATTGATCTGGGTCGGACTGTTCGTAGCGCAGGTGGCCGCGAGATGA
- a CDS encoding DUF3367 domain-containing protein → MSLLTRPPIDDGSAPDEQRRSPFTDLLSRFKQRWQSRRTIGPAERLSYFLLALAVAAPIMLSQLGLYTPDIKIEVYLNPWHRFALDLSTWLPDPQAGAGNYNLGLAPVDFAMGILHSLGFSPELSMRFTKLVLVLFGAWGAVRFLRDVTADRASTITRVALAVVYVANPYAIVGASQLAIQLPYALLPWFLIVVNLAVRRGGWRWPALAALIFFSMSGMNTGVVPIIQCVVIPVLVVWVSRIWGIDWKTTLRALLRILLLIALVSLYWLVPAVFAFGAATNIVDNTESIQTINSVSSFAEVLRGLGMWTMYGQSPVTGPWQPGFMPYLNNPFVIIASFVFPLMALVGLIVSRGRVRLLAFGMALSAAILMVGLYPPDNPTPFGRVLSAAFDFLPGAIAFRTTNKAGAGLALGLSILVALGIGTLAPRWRTFGQRSLAIGTSLVLVGLAAQPAVVGELYTGRWDIPSYWATVGARLDAGSARSRVWWLPGQVLARYRWSTDSYDDLPFSILNTRHSMLRTALPTTSPHLSNFLAASDIGLQSGSLSQSAVSDAGWYLGVSDILLRNDFDWEAFTGGRPSIVQPRLDTDPGLTQDGTLGRPGQNVISPRELANNPLTRFDADTPPLHFYKQTAAGSIVRSEDPSRTAVIDGDGFAFSGAAQFGVLTGQRPFTYAGDLTSEEFARQLGTGHELVFTDSNQRRNINQTVLLGALGPIQGAGQPLTSATRTLWPSTPARQAVLDWEGASSVTPFGFNDPTMPFGSPQFAFDKGLNTAWQIGDGFTNTVGSGATVRFAAPRTIRGISIANLPKSGAESFRISAGTASQTAKVDATGFASVDLGGVESDQVKIEVNSLKPGRTPPVFINHISIDGADILPVTKTSSQLSDLVGDAVQKNSSEIARTPMTVLLERDAQGPLADDDLEPTLERNIMFPAVRKVEEYGVAEGGGTGKPDKKGCLTASTLNGQPMRVKPVGGKATEAPWLFTGCDSVTLNPGTNRLRSVNGVVINSLAMRDPKASAQPLTPPTSATSVVTSTATETTAKFDSSDRPQLAVFSQTLGPGWKSTLDGQPVNPFIVDGHAAAIALPAGGAHEVTLKYEPQGSAVWSRYISVIALALCLLLWLAPGRLRRVRAVTGAPTDPPTATDAANGRLWTYLRNPSRAAIAVSIGAFVFGGLLIGVVTAALCAAAFLFNIGSRRIFAAALLLLAAAPFAWIAGNVSQWSLASPVLVTRNPAPAILTAVALALALLGVLWRKHRP, encoded by the coding sequence ATGTCCCTCCTGACCCGTCCCCCGATCGACGACGGCTCAGCCCCAGACGAGCAACGCCGGAGCCCGTTCACCGACCTGTTGTCGCGTTTCAAACAGCGGTGGCAGTCCAGGCGAACGATCGGACCGGCAGAGCGGCTCAGCTACTTCCTGTTGGCACTCGCTGTGGCTGCACCAATCATGCTCAGTCAATTGGGCCTTTACACCCCTGACATCAAGATCGAGGTCTACCTCAACCCGTGGCATCGATTCGCGCTGGACCTTTCGACGTGGCTGCCTGACCCGCAGGCTGGGGCGGGCAACTACAACCTCGGGCTTGCTCCAGTCGACTTCGCGATGGGGATCCTGCACAGTCTGGGATTCTCGCCCGAACTGTCGATGCGGTTCACCAAGCTCGTGCTCGTGCTCTTTGGGGCCTGGGGTGCTGTCCGGTTCCTGCGTGATGTCACCGCAGACAGGGCCTCAACGATTACCCGGGTCGCCCTCGCCGTCGTCTACGTCGCGAACCCGTACGCCATTGTCGGTGCCTCCCAACTGGCCATCCAACTGCCCTACGCCCTGCTGCCTTGGTTCCTGATCGTCGTCAACCTCGCTGTCCGGCGGGGCGGTTGGCGCTGGCCCGCGCTGGCCGCACTGATCTTCTTCTCGATGTCGGGAATGAACACCGGTGTTGTCCCGATCATTCAGTGCGTCGTCATCCCAGTTCTCGTGGTGTGGGTCAGTCGGATCTGGGGCATCGACTGGAAGACAACACTGCGGGCGCTCCTTCGGATCCTGCTTCTGATTGCGCTGGTGTCGCTCTACTGGCTGGTTCCGGCCGTATTTGCGTTCGGTGCGGCAACCAACATCGTCGACAACACCGAATCGATTCAGACCATCAATTCGGTGTCCTCGTTCGCCGAGGTTCTGCGTGGCCTGGGTATGTGGACCATGTACGGGCAGAGCCCTGTGACAGGTCCCTGGCAACCGGGTTTCATGCCCTATCTGAACAACCCTTTCGTGATCATCGCGTCATTTGTGTTTCCGCTCATGGCCTTGGTGGGCCTCATTGTCAGCCGCGGGCGCGTGCGACTACTCGCATTCGGGATGGCCCTGAGCGCAGCAATCCTGATGGTCGGCCTCTATCCACCGGATAACCCGACACCATTCGGCAGGGTCCTGAGCGCGGCATTTGATTTCTTGCCGGGTGCGATTGCGTTCAGGACAACCAACAAGGCTGGGGCCGGGCTGGCACTCGGGCTGTCCATCCTGGTGGCGCTCGGAATTGGCACCCTGGCACCGCGTTGGCGAACGTTCGGGCAACGCTCGTTGGCAATCGGAACCTCGTTGGTTCTCGTTGGGCTGGCTGCCCAGCCAGCTGTCGTGGGCGAGTTGTATACCGGTCGCTGGGATATTCCGTCCTACTGGGCCACTGTCGGCGCCCGACTCGACGCCGGGTCGGCCCGCAGCAGGGTCTGGTGGCTGCCCGGGCAAGTGCTGGCACGCTACCGCTGGTCCACCGACAGCTACGACGATCTGCCCTTCAGCATCCTGAACACTCGCCACTCCATGCTGCGAACCGCTCTACCGACGACTTCTCCCCACCTGTCCAATTTCCTCGCTGCATCCGACATCGGACTGCAGTCGGGCTCACTGAGCCAAAGCGCCGTCTCGGATGCTGGTTGGTATCTGGGAGTCAGCGACATACTGCTGCGAAATGATTTCGATTGGGAGGCTTTCACCGGCGGCCGGCCGTCCATCGTCCAGCCCAGACTCGACACCGATCCCGGTCTGACCCAGGACGGGACGTTAGGTCGACCCGGCCAAAACGTCATCAGTCCGCGCGAATTGGCCAACAACCCACTGACCCGATTCGACGCAGACACTCCACCATTGCATTTCTACAAGCAGACCGCGGCGGGGAGCATCGTCCGATCCGAAGATCCGTCACGGACGGCCGTCATCGACGGTGATGGCTTCGCTTTCAGCGGCGCCGCTCAGTTCGGTGTGCTGACTGGTCAGCGCCCGTTCACCTATGCCGGCGACCTGACTTCGGAAGAATTCGCGCGCCAACTCGGCACCGGACACGAGTTGGTCTTCACCGACTCGAATCAACGTCGGAACATCAACCAGACGGTCCTCCTGGGTGCCCTCGGCCCGATCCAGGGCGCTGGCCAGCCGCTCACCAGCGCCACCCGAACCCTGTGGCCATCTACGCCCGCCCGCCAAGCGGTCCTCGATTGGGAGGGTGCGTCTTCGGTCACACCGTTCGGTTTCAATGACCCCACGATGCCGTTCGGCTCCCCCCAGTTCGCTTTTGACAAGGGCCTGAACACCGCCTGGCAAATCGGTGATGGCTTCACCAACACGGTGGGTTCCGGGGCCACTGTGCGCTTCGCTGCGCCCCGAACCATCCGCGGCATATCGATCGCCAACCTTCCCAAATCGGGCGCCGAGAGCTTCCGGATCTCGGCGGGGACGGCATCCCAAACGGCCAAGGTGGACGCGACCGGCTTCGCCAGCGTCGACCTGGGTGGCGTCGAATCTGATCAGGTCAAGATTGAAGTCAATTCCCTCAAGCCCGGACGCACGCCGCCGGTGTTCATCAATCACATTTCAATCGACGGGGCCGATATCCTTCCGGTCACCAAGACGTCGTCGCAGTTGTCAGATCTGGTCGGCGACGCCGTCCAGAAGAACAGCAGCGAGATCGCTCGCACGCCGATGACGGTTCTGCTGGAACGGGACGCACAGGGCCCGCTTGCGGACGACGATCTCGAGCCGACGCTTGAGCGGAACATCATGTTCCCGGCCGTCCGAAAGGTCGAGGAGTATGGCGTTGCCGAAGGCGGAGGCACCGGAAAGCCGGACAAGAAGGGATGCTTAACGGCATCGACCCTCAATGGCCAGCCCATGCGGGTAAAGCCGGTTGGCGGCAAGGCAACGGAGGCACCGTGGTTGTTCACCGGCTGCGACTCGGTCACCCTGAATCCAGGTACGAACCGCCTGCGGTCGGTCAATGGTGTCGTCATCAACTCGTTGGCCATGAGAGACCCAAAAGCGTCCGCCCAACCACTAACTCCCCCCACCTCGGCCACGTCGGTCGTCACCTCGACGGCGACTGAGACCACGGCGAAATTCGATAGCAGCGACAGGCCGCAGTTGGCTGTCTTCAGCCAGACCCTCGGCCCGGGATGGAAGTCGACCCTGGATGGACAGCCAGTCAACCCATTCATCGTCGACGGACACGCTGCGGCCATCGCGCTTCCCGCAGGCGGTGCTCACGAGGTCACCCTGAAGTACGAACCCCAGGGCTCTGCCGTGTGGTCCCGATACATCTCGGTCATTGCGTTGGCGCTGTGCCTCCTTCTGTGGCTGGCTCCAGGCAGGCTGCGCCGCGTGCGCGCAGTGACTGGGGCACCCACCGACCCACCAACCGCTACCGACGCGGCCAACGGCCGGCTTTGGACGTACCTGCGAAACCCATCCCGCGCCGCGATCGCGGTCAGCATTGGCGCTTTTGTGTTCGGCGGCTTGCTCATTGGGGTTGTGACAGCCGCCCTGTGCGCTGCCGCGTTCCTGTTTAACATCGGTTCGCGGCGGATCTTTGCAGCGGCCTTGCTGCTTCTGGCAGCCGCGCCATTCGCGTGGATCGCTGGCAATGTGTCCCAGTGGTCGTTGGCCTCGCCAGTGCTCGTGACCCGAAACCCGGCACCAGCCATCCTCACTGCTGTGGCGCTCGCCTTGGCGTTACTGGGAGTCCTCTGGCGGAAGCACCGGCCGTGA
- a CDS encoding class I SAM-dependent methyltransferase — MTVRACEVCSGESSLVTLDDQAHLYRCADCGHVERDLDLAPAYARNVEYGEGPGGTVRIELTYRRLLHRVPELSPPGAVLEVGCGPEALLARRLARAGFDVVGIDPNVSTGEVDGVRLVRAGLDASTARVLSEVASHSSAGYRAATAIHVLEHIGDLHTALRVLRSQLQNDGSFYAITPAGDSSALSRNGSAWWMLEDPTHIRFFSEQSLRIALQRAGFGNIRIRRLVTDSMATDSATLIRKLRPRTRPKGVLDQTSTRVISVVTLPFALGARVVSKRWRSVLEVVADS, encoded by the coding sequence GTGACGGTTCGAGCGTGTGAAGTCTGCTCTGGCGAATCCTCGCTGGTAACACTGGACGACCAAGCGCACCTCTATCGGTGTGCAGACTGCGGACACGTCGAGCGGGATCTGGACCTGGCCCCGGCCTATGCCAGAAACGTCGAATACGGCGAAGGTCCAGGAGGCACCGTACGGATCGAGCTGACCTACCGCCGACTTCTGCACCGAGTGCCCGAGTTGTCTCCCCCAGGTGCCGTTCTTGAGGTTGGTTGCGGGCCAGAGGCATTGCTGGCGCGCCGGCTGGCCCGAGCTGGCTTTGACGTGGTCGGCATAGATCCAAACGTGTCGACAGGCGAAGTCGACGGAGTCCGACTCGTTCGTGCGGGCCTTGACGCCAGCACCGCCCGCGTCCTCAGCGAGGTCGCCAGCCATTCCTCAGCGGGCTACCGGGCGGCCACTGCGATCCACGTGCTTGAGCACATCGGTGACCTACACACGGCACTGCGCGTCCTGCGGTCACAACTGCAGAACGATGGATCTTTCTACGCCATCACACCAGCCGGTGACAGCAGTGCACTATCCCGAAATGGTTCCGCCTGGTGGATGCTCGAAGATCCCACGCATATTCGGTTTTTCTCCGAGCAATCACTGCGCATCGCACTGCAACGTGCAGGCTTTGGCAACATCCGCATCCGGCGGCTGGTCACCGACAGCATGGCCACCGACTCAGCGACCCTCATCCGTAAGCTGCGTCCTAGGACTCGACCCAAGGGCGTGCTCGATCAAACCAGCACAAGGGTGATATCAGTTGTAACCTTGCCCTTTGCCCTTGGAGCTCGCGTCGTGTCCAAACGATGGCGATCAGTACTTGAAGTTGTCGCCGACAGCTAG
- a CDS encoding class I SAM-dependent methyltransferase, protein MAGQTVGRDGIRRSVDLFKAFRLEQTQPEVFYSTLAADTIRGIERHRSVDGAVVLDIGAGRPQFADAFVDAGSIYAGLDPDVSMLEFATSDRALPIAGDGLALPFRSGCADIVLASNVLEHVPDPAAFGNEMMRVTKIGGYAVISYTNWLSPWGGHEMSPHHYLGAEHAFRRFERKHGHRGKHRVDENLYRVSVADGLKWAKSLGNAELVEARPRYYPSWANWITLVPGFREVFSWNLWMVLRRTS, encoded by the coding sequence GTGGCGGGACAAACGGTAGGACGCGACGGCATTCGCCGCTCGGTCGATCTATTCAAGGCGTTCCGGCTAGAGCAGACTCAGCCAGAGGTGTTCTACTCGACCCTCGCGGCTGACACGATCCGCGGGATCGAGCGCCACCGGAGCGTCGACGGTGCTGTCGTCCTGGATATTGGCGCTGGCCGACCTCAGTTCGCCGACGCTTTTGTTGACGCAGGAAGCATTTACGCGGGACTCGACCCCGACGTGTCAATGCTGGAGTTTGCGACGTCGGACCGCGCGTTGCCAATCGCGGGCGATGGCCTCGCTCTGCCCTTTCGGTCTGGATGTGCTGACATTGTGCTCGCGTCGAACGTGCTTGAGCATGTTCCTGATCCAGCGGCATTTGGCAACGAGATGATGCGCGTGACGAAGATCGGCGGCTACGCCGTCATCTCGTACACCAATTGGCTATCGCCGTGGGGTGGGCACGAGATGTCTCCCCACCATTACCTCGGTGCCGAGCATGCGTTTCGCCGTTTTGAGCGAAAGCACGGACACCGCGGCAAGCATCGCGTCGACGAGAACCTCTACCGCGTTTCGGTCGCTGACGGGCTCAAGTGGGCAAAAAGCCTCGGCAACGCGGAACTGGTGGAGGCGCGTCCGCGGTATTACCCGAGTTGGGCGAATTGGATCACCTTGGTTCCTGGCTTCCGAGAGGTCTTCTCCTGGAATCTCTGGATGGTCCTCCGAAGGACGTCATGA